A single region of the Streptomyces sp. NBC_01262 genome encodes:
- a CDS encoding SDR family NAD(P)-dependent oxidoreductase: MTATTGLFDLTGRSALVTGAAGGIGAAVAHALALAGAAVLVTDIDGPAAAAVAEKISATGAKADSFALDVRDRAAADIAAEKAAALTGGTLNILVNNAGVTAPAMFDKLQEESFRLMVDIHLMGAFHCTQAALPFFPTDGTGRIINVTSSAGIVGTLGQVNYSAAKAGIIGLTKSLARELARRQVKVNALAPLAATPMTETIRTNEKFAATMLARIPLGRWAEPEEIAGSFVFLASDAASFITGQVLPVDGGMVM, from the coding sequence ATGACCGCCACCACCGGACTGTTCGACCTCACCGGACGCTCCGCGCTCGTCACCGGAGCCGCAGGCGGTATCGGCGCCGCGGTCGCGCACGCTCTCGCCCTGGCGGGAGCGGCCGTACTCGTGACCGACATCGACGGGCCGGCCGCCGCGGCCGTGGCGGAGAAGATATCCGCCACGGGCGCGAAGGCGGACAGCTTCGCACTGGACGTACGCGACCGGGCAGCCGCCGATATCGCGGCGGAAAAGGCCGCGGCGCTCACCGGCGGAACCCTGAACATCCTGGTGAACAACGCGGGCGTCACAGCGCCGGCGATGTTCGACAAGCTCCAGGAGGAATCATTCCGCCTGATGGTCGACATTCACCTGATGGGCGCTTTTCACTGCACCCAGGCCGCGCTCCCGTTCTTCCCGACGGACGGCACGGGCCGGATCATCAATGTCACGTCCTCCGCCGGAATCGTCGGCACTCTCGGCCAGGTGAACTACTCCGCCGCCAAAGCCGGAATCATCGGCCTGACGAAGTCCCTGGCCCGTGAACTGGCGCGCAGGCAGGTGAAGGTCAACGCGCTCGCACCCCTGGCCGCCACCCCGATGACCGAGACCATCCGCACCAACGAGAAGTTCGCGGCCACGATGCTCGCGCGCATCCCGCTGGGGCGGTGGGCGGAGCCCGAGGAGATAGCCGGCAGCTTTGTCTTCCTCGCCTCGGACGCGGCGTCCTTCATCACCGGCCAGGTGCTGCCGGTGGACGGCGGCATGGTGATGTGA